AGGGCTAACTCCCGAACTCTTCAGACAATTTGATTTGCCACAAACAAGATCGCCTTGATTATTATTTTTATTTCGTTCAAATTTATTCGCTGATTTTCTCATCTAAATTTTCTCATTACTTTTTGTAGCTAAACTGTTACCAACAAACAGTGCTTCCATTCAAGTTAGAAATGACGAAAGATATAATAACTGCGCATGCAGGATTAGGTTTACTTGGAGAATTTGCAGCAGGTTTAAAATTACTGGAGCTAACGGACAGATATCTGCCGGGGCCAGGCAGCGGAGCAGGATATAAAGCTCATGAGTACATCTTTCCACTGATTTTGATGCTCAATGGAGGCGGGAGAAGTTTGGAAGATCTCCGACAGATAAGAGAAGATAATGGACTTCGGAAGATTTTACCTTTAAAAAGAGTTCCTTCCTCAGACGCAGTTGGAGATTGGTTGAGGAGAATGGGAGAGAAAGAAGGTCTTAACGGGCTTGAGAAAGCAAACAAGATACTGCTAAAGCGGGGAATGAAATATGACGGGCTGAAGAAATACACACTGGATATAGATGCTACAGGCATTATAGCGGAGAAAGAGTCAGCAAAGAAAACTTATGAAGGATTTAAAGGATATATGCCAATGACAGGTCATATAGCGGAAAATGGTCTGATATTGGGAGACGAGTTCAGGGAAGGGAATGTGGGGCCTTCAGCCATGAATCTCGAATTTCTGAAGTACTGCATAAAACAAATGCCAAAAGCAAAGGGAGTTGGAGCGGTTAGATCTGATAGCGCCGCATATCAAGCTGAGATTGTAAACTACTGCGAAGACAACAATATTTCATTTGCCATAGGCGCTGGTTTAGACAAAGCAGTGTTGGAAGCTGTAAAAACAATTCCAAAAGAAGATTGGGAACCTTATCAGAACGGGCATATTGCCGAGACGGTTCATTGCATGAACAAAACTAAGAAAGCTTTTAGGCTCATAGTAATACGGAGACCCTCTCAGAAGGAAATGTTTGCATACGAAGACACTGGTACAAAATATACTGCAATAGTCTCCAACAAGACAGAATCAGCAGAAGAGATTATAGAGTGGTACAATCAACGTGGAGAATGCAGTGAAAACAGGATAAAGGATCTGAAGATAGGATTTGGCATGGAAAGAATGCCTTGTGGACAGTTTGAGGCAAATGCTGTTTTCTTTAGAATAGGTGTCATAGCGTATAATACTTACAAATTGTTTGTTCTGCATGCTCTGGATAGATCGTGGCATAAACATCAGGTACAAACAGTGCGATGGCGATTGTATCAAATAGCTGGAAAGATTGTATATCATAGTGGACAAATCTTCTTAAAGGTGAGAAAGGCTTTATGCCGGATGTTTAAAGATGTTCGTCTGAGAATATGGGAGTTTGCCAATACTTAGGATACAGATTAGGAGAAAAGATTTTTGGCCTATACAGGGAGGGGTATGTCTTAAATAGCTGTTATAAGACTTGAGCAGGCATAAATTCCTGAATAAAGATTATTCTCTGTCCTCTGAACTGTTTTTGAAGACTGAAATGACAAAATTTGGAGATATATTTAAATCAATGTCGGATTTTGGGTCAAGCACGATTTTAGTGAATTTTTCCATTTGACAAAGGCTGCAGAATTGAATAAGATTCAGGTGCGTTTTCGATAAGTTGTAAGTCAAAACAATCAACATAGGGGAGAAAAAATGAGGAAGAATTATTTACTGACTCCAGGTCCGACTTCTGTGCCTTCTGATGTGCTTTTAGAATTGGCTAGGCCTATTGTGCATCACAGAACTCCTCAATTTGCCGAGATATTTCGTTCTGTTAATGAAGGGCTGAAATATGTTTTTCAGACAAAAAACGATGTTCTCATATTTGCTTCATCAGGCACAGGAGCTATGGAAGCCAGTGTTGTTAATCTTCTGTCTCCCGGGGATAAAGCGCTGACAATTAGAGGTGGTAAGTTTGGAGAAAGATGGGATGAAATATGTAAGGCATACAACATAGAAACTTTTCCAATAGATGTTGAATGGGGTAGGGCAGTTAATCCTGATGATGTAAGAAAAATCTTAGAAAGAGAGAAGGGAATAAAGGCTGTTTTTGCCACATTGATAGAAACATCAACAGGTATTATGCATGATGTCAAAGCATTAGGCAGTATTGTCAAAGAATTTCCTGCTGTTTTAGTAGTAGATGCTGTTAGCGGGCTTGGAGCGGTTGATATACAGACTGATAATTGGAATATAGATGTAGTAGTTGCCGGTTCTCAAAAGGCGTTAATGCTGCCTCCTGGATTGGCGTTTGCAAGCGTAAGCAATAAAGCATGGGATTTGGTAGAAAGTTCTAAATGTCCTAAGTACTATTGGAGTTTTGCAAAGGCAAGAAAGTCCCTAAAAACTGATCAGACTTCATATACTCCTGCTGTGTCACTAATAGTTGGTTTAAGTAAGTCTTTAGAGATGATAAAGGAAGAAGCTCTTGAGAATGTACTCGCAAGACACAGCAAACTGGCTAAAGCTACGCGAGCTGCAGTAAAGGCTATGGGGCTTGAGCTTTTAGCTCCAGAGTCTCCATCAGACGCAGTAACGGCTGTTAAGGTTCCACAGGGAATAGATGGTGTGGATTTAGTGAAGAGCTTAAAGAAGAGATACGATGTTATGATTACCGGCGGCCAGGAGCAACTTAAGGGGAAGATAATAAGAATCGCTCATATGGGTTATTCGGATACGTTTGATATTATTACAGTAATTTCAGCCTTGGAAATGGCTCTGGTAGATTCCGGATATAATCTTGAACTTGGGAAAGGTATAAAAGCTGCAGAGGAGGTCCTAAAATGAAGATATTAGTAAGTGATTCCTTGGCAAAAGAAGGGATAGAGATTCTCAAAAATAGTAAGATAGATGTTGATGTAAAAACAAGCATGTCTCCCGAAGAACTCAGAGGCTGCATCAAAGATTATGAAGGTCTGGTTATAAGAAGTAAAACCAAGGTTACTAGTGATATAATTGAATCTGCAGAAAAGTTAAAGGTAATTGGCAGGGCTGGAGTTGGCGTGGATAACGTAGATATACCTGCAGCTACGGAACGCGGTATAGTTGTTATGAATACGCCCGGAGGCAATACTATTTCAGCGGCAGAACATACACTAAGCATGCTTCTGGCTCTTTCCCGCAATATTCCTCAGGCAAATCAATCTTTAAAGAATGGTCTCTGGGATAAAAAGAAATTTATTGGAACAGAGGTGTATGGCAAGGTGTTGGGTATAATTGGGCTAGGGAAAATTGGCACAGAGGTTGCCGGTCGCGCTCAGGCATTTGGAATGCGTATTACAGCATATGATCCATTTATCTCTGTTGAAAAGGCAGATAAACTTGGCATAAGACTTGAGACTTTCGAGAATGTTTTAAAAAAGTCAGATTATATAACAGTTCACCTTCCTCTAACGCCTGATACAAAGTATATAATAAATGATAAAGAATTTGGTTTGATGAAACAGGGTGCAAGGATTATAAATTGTGCGCGTGGAGGCATAATAGATGAGAATGCTCTATGTAGAGCCGTAAAGTCAGGGAAACTTGCAGGAGCAGCTGTGGATGTCTTTGAGACAGAACCTTTGCCGGCGGACAGCCCTCTTCTATTATATGAGAATATCATAGTCACACCACATTTAGCTGCTTCTACTGAGGAGGCTCAGATTAATGTTGCTATAGACATTGCGCATCAGATAATAGACGCACTGCAAAATGAGAATTATTCTAATGCTGTCAATATTCCGAGTATAGATCCTAAGGTGTTCAAAGAGATAAAGCCATATTTTAATCTGGCAGAACGGTTGGGGAAATTGCAGCGCCAGCTGGTTGATGGGCATATAAAGGTTTTGAGAATAGAATATAGCGGAGACGTTACAAACTATAATGTGACTCCTATAACAGTGGCTTTAATAAAAGGTTTGCTGGATCCTGTGCTTAACAAGGTAGTTAATTATGTGAATGCGTCTTTTATTGCGAGAGAGAGAGGAATAAAAGTTGTAGAGAGTAAGACTAGTAAGGCAGAGGATTTTACAAATTTAATCACTATATACACACAAACTAATTCCGGAGAATCTTCAATAGCAGGAACTCTGTTTAGGGAAAATGATCCAAGGATTGTACGTATAAATGATTATCATGTTGATGCAGTTCCTGAGGGGTTTATGCTTGTGTGTATAAATAAAGATATGCCTGGAATAATGGGGAATATGGGAACAATACTTGGTAAGCATAATGTCAATATTGCAAGCATGACACTTGGTAGGAAAAAGCAAGGGGAGCAGGCAGTGACCGTATTTAACCTGGATAATGAACCTCCCAGAGAAATACTAGGTGAAATCGAGAAACTAAAAGAGATAATATCAGTCAAGTTAGTAAGGTTTTGAATGTGAAGGAGTTTGAAAACTTGAAGTCGCATTTTGCGACATCAAGCAAGGAAGAATTCGGTTTGTATAATAATAAAAATGTCAATGTGCTTGAAGCACAAGTAAAGAGGAGGCAACAATGAAGTATTCTCGTCATTCCATTTATATTGTAATGCTTTTAGCGTTAGTCGTAACAGGATGTGCAACGAGAAAGGCATTCGTTTCTACTACAAGACTCGCGGAAATAAATTTAAAAGGGATTAAAAGAATTGCAGTAGATAAAATTAATGGAAATATTGGTCAAAGACTAGCAGATTTAATTACAGTTGCATTATTTAAATCAGATCGTTTCGAGGTAGTAGATAGGGAAAATACTAATAAGATAATAAAAGAGTATCAATTAAATATTGGTGGCGTTATTGATGAAAATACGGCAGTTCAGATGGGTAAAGTTTTAGGTGTTTCAGCACTAGTTTGTGGAAATTCATTAATAGACTATGACACTAATACATGGACAAAGGATGAAGAATATCGTTCAAGCGGCGGATATGACTATACACGCACTAAATATTATCTAAAGCAGATAGCTAAAATCGAAGCAACTTTTCGTATTATTGACTTAACTACTGGTAAACTACTAGTTGCGAAATTGATAACTGAGGAAGCGAGTCATTCAGACTCTTCTTATGATGGGTGGCCACAAGGGATAGATAAAGACATACTTATTAAAAATGCATTGGATAAAACCGCTAATAGTTTTATGAGAATAATTGCCCCGTATAATTACCGTGTTGGGATAGAATTTGCCCGTTCAAAATCATCCGAGGGGAAAAGCGGAATAAATTTTGCTAAGGCAGGATTATGGAATGATGCACTAAAACAGTTTGAATTAGCCGCAAAGAAAACCCCAAATGATTCCAGAGCATGGTACAATTTAGGGCTTGCCTATGAATATAACAACATATTTGATAAGGCAATCGAAGCATTCAAAAAATCAAATGAGCTAAAACCATCCTATGAAAATATGATAGAGATAAATAATGTTAGGCGTATGGAAGCAGATAAGGAAAAGCTAAAAGAACAGGGAGTTAAGGAATAAAATCTAATCGAAAAATGCAGAAGAGAAAAGTCCCAAATCTTTATCAGACAAATTAGAGAAAGAATAATACAAAAATGATATTGTGCAATAAATGTCTGGATTCTGCGGTCAAGCCACAGAATGACGTAATAAAGCAAAGGGACAGGCGTGTGCCTGTCCCCTACACAAGAATTCCGAAGGACGAGATTGCTTCACTCCGAACACTTTCGGGATTCGCAATGACAGAAAAGGGAAAATGACGGATATTGTTAAACAAGATATTATTGAGAAAAAGATATTTTTGATTAGAGATTTAAATGTAATGTTAGATAAAGACCTTGCTGAACTTTATGGCGTCCAAACAAAATCACTTAATCTTGCAGTAAAAAGAAATATAGACAGATTTCCAAATGATTTCATGTTTCAATTAAGCAAAGAAGAGTTTACTAACTTGAGGTTTCAATTTGAAACCTCAAGATGGGGCGGCATTAGATATCTGCCGTATGCTTTTACTGAGCAAGGAGTTGCTATGCTTTCCAGTGTTCTTAACAGCAAAAGGGCGATACAAGTAAATATCGGGATAATGCGGATATTTGTCAATATAAGGAAAGTGGTTTCTGCGAATAAAGAAACGCTTAACAAATTGAATCAATTGGAGGATAAGATTCAATCACACGACGAGAAAATAAGAACGATATTTGAAATTATCCACAAACCATTAGATTCAAAATTACTATCTCCGAAAGAACCATTCTCAAATAAAAAAACAATTAGGGATATTATTCGTTCCTGTGAGGAGTATGTTTACTGGATAGATAAATACTTTTCAAAAGCAGGCATGGATTGGCTTTTAGAATTACTTGATACTAAAAAAGTAAAATTTGTTAAAATCCTGATGACACCAGAAAAAGCAGATGGAAAGTTTATTTCGTCGTATAAGGATTTAAAGAAAGAGTTTAAAAATAATGGCATAAAATGTGATTTGCGACTTATAACCGATAAAAATCTGAAAGCAGATATTCATGATAGATGGATTATTTCAAAAAATCTATGCTATAATATTCCTTCAACTGATACCGTTAGGAGAGGGCAATATAGTGAGGTAAAAAGAACGGCAAATTTTCCACCGTTCAATAATTGGTGGGAAAAAAGCAAAGATGTTTAAGTAAAGCAGAAAGATGAAAGAGAGTTTGATGAAGTCAGTAACAATAAAAGTTCCAGCAACAACAGCAAATCTCGGGTCAGGTTTTGATACGCTTGCTTTGGCTCTGGATCTGTATAATTATGTTACAATTGAATTGGCTGCAAAAACGCATATAGAGGTTGAAAATGAGGGGAAAGACAGTTTGCCTCTTGATGAGAAGAATATAGTATATATTGCCGCAAAGGCTGTTTTTGATATGGCTAAGGTCAAGATGGATGGGTTAAAAATAAAGCTGGTTAATAATATCCCATTAGCCAGAGGATTGGGCGCTAGCGCAGCAGCACGTGTAGGAGGAGCAATAGGAGCAAATTGTTTGCTTGGGAACAGGTTTAGCAAGGATGAAATTATGTCTCTAACTGCAGAGCTTGAAGGGCATCCTGATAATGTAACACCGGCTCTTTTTGGAGGTTTTACGATTTCTTATATTGATAAAGGAGAGTTAAAGTATTTCAAGATTAGTCCAAATGTTAAGTTTAAAATAGTAGTGGTTATTCCGCAGTTTGAGGTATCAACATCCAAGGCGCGTGAAATACTGCCTTCAAAAATTTCGAGAAAAGAAGCTGTGTTCAATATAAGTCGAGCGTGTTTGTTAGTCAGCTCTATTCTAACTGGACAACTTGAATATGTTGGCCCTGGCATGCAGGATATGTTACATCAGCCTTACAGAAAAAAATTAGTTCCTGGTATGGATGATGTTTTTGAAGCTGCTATGAAAAATGGTGCCAGAGGTGTGGCTTTAAGCGGAGCCGGTCCTTCAATAGCCGCTTTTGCAACAGAAAGCTTTGAAGCAATAGGAAAGTCTATGCAAAGAGCTTTTCTGGAGCACAATATAGAGAGCAGATTTCTGGTGACAGAAATTAACAGTAATGGAATAGAAATTATAGATTAAAAATAGGGTGCAAAGGAAGGCGATATGGAACAGAAGAAAAAAAATAAAATTTATATAATTGATGTTACAAATCGAGATGGTGTGCAAACAGCAAAACTTGGTCTGGCAAAGCTGGAAAAAACAATGATAAATATTATGCTCAATGACATGGGCATATATCAAAGTGAGTTTGGATTTCCTCTTACAAAGCATGAGACTAATTATATTAATGCTAATCTTGAACTTGCAGATGTGGGGCTCCTTTCTCCTATAATTCTTGAAGGCTGGAGCAGAGCAATGGCAAAGGATATTGAAGAGTCTTACAAGAATACTAACATTAAGCATTGGAATCTGTCTATTTCAACATCCAAGCAGATGATAGATGGGAAATTCGGAGGGAGGATAACAAGGGATTTTGAGAGTAAAGATAAACCAAGTGTTTTAGGTCTTATGGCAGATGCTGTAAAAGCAGCGAAGAAGCATGGAGCATTGACAATTGGCGTTAATGCAGAAGATGCATCAAGGACAGATATGGAGTTTCTCATTAAATTTGCAAAATATGCCAAAGAGCATGGAGCAGACAGAATCCGCTATTGTGATACATTAGGTTATGATGATCCTTTTTCAATTTACGAGAGAATAAAAACACTTGCAGAGGAAGTAGAAATTCCAATAGAGCTTCATTGCCATAATGATTTAGGGCTTGCAGTGGCATGTTCTATAGCTGGAGCTAAAGGAGCAATAAACGGAGGAGTAGATGCATACATAAATACCACACTTAACGGCATGGGAGAAAGAGCAGGGAACGCAGATATGGTGTCGGTTATTCTTGCTATTAAAAAGTCCTCAGGATTTGGGGGGAACTATAAATTGGACGATAGGATTAAGTTAAAGAAAGCATGGAAAATAGCGAAGTATGCATCTTATGCATTTGGAGTTCCAATACCTGTGAATCAGGTTGCTGTTGGAGAGAATGCCTTTGCGCATGAATCAGGAATACACGCAGACGGCGCTCTCAAGGATAGAAGAAATTACGAATTGTATGATTTTGAGGAACTGGGTAGAGGCGAGCCTGAGGTAATAGATACAGGCAGAAAGATAACAGCAGGGGAGTATAGCGGAGTAAAGGGCTTTAGAAATGTGTATGGAAAACTGGAAATAGAGTTCAAAGATGATAAAGAAGCTGCTAAAGTCCTGGATCTTGTTAGATATGCCAATGTGCATACACAAAAGCCTCTTACTAATGATGAATTGAAGTTCATTGCGCATTATCCAAAACAGGCAAAACAAATAATGACAGTAATACCATGAGGAGAATTGATGAGTAATGTAGCTGTTGTTGGTACACAATGGGGAGATGAGGGCAAGGGGAAAATTATTGACCTGCTTACTGAGAATGCTGATATTGTTGCTCGATATCAGGGTGGAAACAATGCTGGGCACACTGTAATAATCAATGAGAAAGAGTTTACACTTCATCTTATTCCTTCTGGAATATTGCATAAAGATAAAAAATGTATAATAGGTAATGGTGTTGTTATTAATCCGAAAGCATTACTAGCGGAGATTTCCGAATTAGAGAATAAAGGGATTAAAGTAAGTGAGGATAATCTGTATATAAGCAAATCAGCTCATGTAACAATGCCGTATCATATAGTGTCAGAAAAGTTAAAGGAGGAGAGGGATAGAGGCAGGATCGGGACAACGCTTAGGGGAATTGGGCCAACATATGTAGATAAAGCAGCAAGAATGGGAATAAGAATGTGCGACCTTATTGACCCTGACAGTTTTAGAAGAAAGTTAGAAGAAAATTTGGATCAGATCAATGTACTGTTCGAGAAAATATACGGAGTAAAGGGATTTCAAGTAAATGAGATATTTGATGAATATTCCGGGTATATAGAAAAATTAGTCCCATTTGTTAAAGATACTGTTTTTATGTTAAATAAAGCGATAGATAAAGGGGTTAGTGTATTATTTGAAGGAGCGCAGGGGAGCCTTTTGGATGTTGATCACGGCACGTATCCCTATGTAACCTCTTCAAATTCTACTGCTGGAGGAATTTGTACGGGACTTGGCATCGGACCAACAAAGATAGATAGTATTATAGGAGTGGTGAAAGCTTATACAACAAGAGTTGGAGAGGGGCCGTTTCCAACAGAGCTCAAGGGGGATCTAGGAGACAAGTTGAGAAATGCCGGCCCAATAGGCGAGTATGGGAGAAGCACAGGCAGACCACGCAGATGCGGCTGGTTTGATGGAGTTATTACCAGATATTCAGCAATGTTAAATGGGCTGAGTTATGTAGCAGTTACACGTCTTGATATACTTGATGATCTTGACGAGATAAATGTTTGTGTTGCGTATGAATACAATAATGAGAGGTTAGAAGAATTTCCATATCGTGCTGATATACTTCAGCAATGCAAGCCAATTTATGAAAAACTACCGGGCTGGAAGCAGAGCACCGTTAATATAAGAGAATATAGTAAGTTACCAAAAAATGCGCAGAAATACTTAAACAAGTTGTCAAAATTAATGAATGTGCCAATAGCTATAGTCTCTGTTGGACCGCAAAGAAGACAGACGATTTTTATTGAGAAAGATTTCTAGATTAGTATAATCGACATTTTCGGGTCGCTAGCTCATCTGGTTAGAGCACCGGCCTTTTAAGCCGGGTGTGGAGAGTTCGAGTCTCTCGCGACCTACCAATTCGAAAAAAAGCAATTCAACTTGAAAATTCCTGTCTGATTTGGTATCTTGCCAATTATTAAATAAAGGTGTATTAATGATTGATAATAATAGAATAAAAAAGATAAAAATGCTTATCCTTGATGTGGACGGGGTTATGACAGATGGCAGGATTATATGGACTAGTTCTGCTGAAGAGATAAAAATTTTTAATGTACAGGATGGTGTTGGAATAATTTTAGCTCAAAGAGTAGGCTTAAAGGTAGCAATAATATCTGCGCGGGAATCTAAGGTAACTGAGATTCGTGCAAAAGAGCTGAAGATAACAGATTGTTATCAAGTTGTAGAAAATAAACTTATTACATATAAAGAGCTGAAAGATAAATATAAATTGGCTGATGAACAAGCTGCCTATATAGGTGATGATTTGCATGATGTCCCTGTTCTCAGGAGAGTGGGCTTTGCAGTGGCTACAGCAAATGCTCAGGAGGAAGCAAAGCAGGTTTCACATTATGTAACTGAGAAGAATGGTGGCGAAGGAGCTGTACGCGAAGTTATCAACATGATCCTTAAAGCAAAGGGATTATGGGATAAAGCAGTGGAAAAATATTATATATAAGGAGAATAAAGGGTGAAACTAAAACTTGGATTACCAAAAGGGAGTCTTCAGGAAGCAACTGCCAGAATATTTAAAAAAGCTGGATTTAATATATCAACTTCTGAACGTTCTTACTTTCCAATAGTTGATGATAACGAGATTGAGGCCATTCTTATCAGAGCGCAGGAAATGGCAAGGTATGTATATGACGGGGTTCTGGATTGTGGTCTGACAGGAAAGGATTGGATAATGGAAAATGGCGTTCAGGTTGTTGAAGTAGCAGATCTTATATATGCAAAAAGTGGGATGAAACCAGTTAGGTGGGTTTTAGGAGTTAATGATAATTCAGAAATAAAGACAGTTAAGGATCTGGAAGGAAAGAGGATTGCAACAGAACTTGTAAATGTTACAAAGAAATACCTTAAATCACAAGGTGTGCAAGCGGAAGTAGAATTTTCATGGGGTGCAACTGAGGCAAAAGTTCCTGACTTGGTAGATGCGATTGTTGAGCTTACTGAAACAGGCTCATCTTTACGGGCAAATAACATTCGGATAATAGATGAAATTATGACTTCAACAACTAAACTTATTGCAAATAAGGGTGCATGGAAAAACACGTGGAAAAAGAGAAAGATACAGAATCTTGCAATGCTTCTTACAGGTGCACTAAACGCTGAAGAAAAAGTTGGTCTTAAAATGAATGTTGCTCAGAAAGATTTAAAGAATATCATAAAAATACTGCCTGCAGTAAAGACTCCTACAATATCACAATTAGTTGGGGGAAAATGGGTGGCACTGGAAGTAGTAATAGATGAAGATATAGTTAGAAATATTATCCCTAAGTTAAAGGAAGCTGGCGCGCAGGGCATTGTAGAGTATCCACTTAACAAAGTAATCTACTAAAGATGAAATTCTGTAAGCATTTCGTTTTAAGTTTACTTGTTCTTTCCCTGATATCTTTATCAGGTTGTGCAATACTTACTCACAACAAAGATATATCTCCTAATAATTCTGACGCCTATGCACATTATTGTATGGGCACTATATATGAGAATAGAATGGATATTGATAAGGCTATACGTGAGTATGAGAGCACAATACAGGTAGACAGGACAGCAATAAGACCAAGATACATCCTGGCTGGACTCTACGTTAGAAGGGGATTCATTGAACAGGCTATAGAGCAATATAGAATATTATCTAAGTTGGATCCGAAGAATACAAGACTCAGTACAGTTCTTGGCGCTTTGTATTTACATCAAGGACTTACGTACAGTAAAATAGGAGATTATGAACATGCTGTTGTATCCTATAAAAAGTTATTAAAAATATTTAGATCTGATTTAAGCTATTATTATCTTGGGGTTGCCTACGAGCGCATGGGAAAAATATATCATGCAGACAGGCAGTTTAACCGCGCTATAAAATTAAATCCGGATTATGCAGAAGCTTATAATTATTTAGGATATATGTATATAGATAAGGGGAAGAAACTTGATAAATCTATAAAATTAATTAAGAAGGCTCTTGAAATTGAGCCGGAGAACGGCTACTTTGTTGACAGCTTAGGGTGGGGATATTACAAAAGAGGAATGCTTGAGGCAGCAATGTTACAGCTTGAAAGAGCTGTGGAGCTTACTAAAGCAGAAGAAGACGATCCTGTAATAAGAGATCATCTTGGAGATGTATATTTTCAAAAAAAAATGTATAATAAAGCTATCAAGCAGTGGGAAAAAGCGGTAGAATTGGGCGCAGAAGATAGGAAAATAATTGAAGAGAAAATAAAAAATGCAGGGGAGAACTAATATGGACCTTAGATTTAATTATGAACCAAAATCCGGTTATACAAAGGTATTGTTTCCTGATGGAGAATTATTGAATTATATTGAATTCGGTATTATAAAACTTTCTCAAGGAGAACAGTATTCAGAAAATACAGAGGATAATGAGGTTGTCCTGGTTATTCTTAAGGGAAAGTGCGTGATCAGTACAAACATTGTAAAGTGGGGACCGATAGGTGGGAGAAAGGATGTGTTTAGTGGTAAGGCTTACGCTACGTATATCCCCAGACAGAACAGATATGATATTACTGCAACGACTGATTTAGAAGTGGCTGTATGCAAAGGAAGAACTGATTTTGCTGGGGAACCTGTTGTTATAACTCCTGATAAAGTAAAAGTGCGATCTGTTGGAAATGGGATCTGGACAAGAAATGTGTATGATATTATTGATGAGAGAACTCCTGCAGGGTGTCTTCTTGTTGGGGAGACAATAAATCCTCCTGGCAATTGGTCATCATTTCCTCCGCATAAACACGATATTGAAAATCCACTAGAAGAAACAAAATTAGAAGAGGTATACTTTTTTAAAATTCAGCCTGAAGAAGGATTTGGCATGCAGAGACTTTATACAGCACCTGATTCGAAAGATGAAGGTTTTGATGAAGCAGTAGTCTTGAAGAATAATACCGTAACAGTTATGC
The DNA window shown above is from bacterium and carries:
- a CDS encoding ORF6N domain-containing protein; its protein translation is MTDIVKQDIIEKKIFLIRDLNVMLDKDLAELYGVQTKSLNLAVKRNIDRFPNDFMFQLSKEEFTNLRFQFETSRWGGIRYLPYAFTEQGVAMLSSVLNSKRAIQVNIGIMRIFVNIRKVVSANKETLNKLNQLEDKIQSHDEKIRTIFEIIHKPLDSKLLSPKEPFSNKKTIRDIIRSCEEYVYWIDKYFSKAGMDWLLELLDTKKVKFVKILMTPEKADGKFISSYKDLKKEFKNNGIKCDLRLITDKNLKADIHDRWIISKNLCYNIPSTDTVRRGQYSEVKRTANFPPFNNWWEKSKDV
- the thrB gene encoding homoserine kinase, which codes for MKSVTIKVPATTANLGSGFDTLALALDLYNYVTIELAAKTHIEVENEGKDSLPLDEKNIVYIAAKAVFDMAKVKMDGLKIKLVNNIPLARGLGASAAARVGGAIGANCLLGNRFSKDEIMSLTAELEGHPDNVTPALFGGFTISYIDKGELKYFKISPNVKFKIVVVIPQFEVSTSKAREILPSKISRKEAVFNISRACLLVSSILTGQLEYVGPGMQDMLHQPYRKKLVPGMDDVFEAAMKNGARGVALSGAGPSIAAFATESFEAIGKSMQRAFLEHNIESRFLVTEINSNGIEIID
- a CDS encoding alanine--glyoxylate aminotransferase family protein encodes the protein MRKNYLLTPGPTSVPSDVLLELARPIVHHRTPQFAEIFRSVNEGLKYVFQTKNDVLIFASSGTGAMEASVVNLLSPGDKALTIRGGKFGERWDEICKAYNIETFPIDVEWGRAVNPDDVRKILEREKGIKAVFATLIETSTGIMHDVKALGSIVKEFPAVLVVDAVSGLGAVDIQTDNWNIDVVVAGSQKALMLPPGLAFASVSNKAWDLVESSKCPKYYWSFAKARKSLKTDQTSYTPAVSLIVGLSKSLEMIKEEALENVLARHSKLAKATRAAVKAMGLELLAPESPSDAVTAVKVPQGIDGVDLVKSLKKRYDVMITGGQEQLKGKIIRIAHMGYSDTFDIITVISALEMALVDSGYNLELGKGIKAAEEVLK
- a CDS encoding IS1380 family transposase — its product is MTKDIITAHAGLGLLGEFAAGLKLLELTDRYLPGPGSGAGYKAHEYIFPLILMLNGGGRSLEDLRQIREDNGLRKILPLKRVPSSDAVGDWLRRMGEKEGLNGLEKANKILLKRGMKYDGLKKYTLDIDATGIIAEKESAKKTYEGFKGYMPMTGHIAENGLILGDEFREGNVGPSAMNLEFLKYCIKQMPKAKGVGAVRSDSAAYQAEIVNYCEDNNISFAIGAGLDKAVLEAVKTIPKEDWEPYQNGHIAETVHCMNKTKKAFRLIVIRRPSQKEMFAYEDTGTKYTAIVSNKTESAEEIIEWYNQRGECSENRIKDLKIGFGMERMPCGQFEANAVFFRIGVIAYNTYKLFVLHALDRSWHKHQVQTVRWRLYQIAGKIVYHSGQIFLKVRKALCRMFKDVRLRIWEFANT
- the serA gene encoding phosphoglycerate dehydrogenase; this encodes MKILVSDSLAKEGIEILKNSKIDVDVKTSMSPEELRGCIKDYEGLVIRSKTKVTSDIIESAEKLKVIGRAGVGVDNVDIPAATERGIVVMNTPGGNTISAAEHTLSMLLALSRNIPQANQSLKNGLWDKKKFIGTEVYGKVLGIIGLGKIGTEVAGRAQAFGMRITAYDPFISVEKADKLGIRLETFENVLKKSDYITVHLPLTPDTKYIINDKEFGLMKQGARIINCARGGIIDENALCRAVKSGKLAGAAVDVFETEPLPADSPLLLYENIIVTPHLAASTEEAQINVAIDIAHQIIDALQNENYSNAVNIPSIDPKVFKEIKPYFNLAERLGKLQRQLVDGHIKVLRIEYSGDVTNYNVTPITVALIKGLLDPVLNKVVNYVNASFIARERGIKVVESKTSKAEDFTNLITIYTQTNSGESSIAGTLFRENDPRIVRINDYHVDAVPEGFMLVCINKDMPGIMGNMGTILGKHNVNIASMTLGRKKQGEQAVTVFNLDNEPPREILGEIEKLKEIISVKLVRF
- a CDS encoding DUF6340 family protein, whose translation is MKYSRHSIYIVMLLALVVTGCATRKAFVSTTRLAEINLKGIKRIAVDKINGNIGQRLADLITVALFKSDRFEVVDRENTNKIIKEYQLNIGGVIDENTAVQMGKVLGVSALVCGNSLIDYDTNTWTKDEEYRSSGGYDYTRTKYYLKQIAKIEATFRIIDLTTGKLLVAKLITEEASHSDSSYDGWPQGIDKDILIKNALDKTANSFMRIIAPYNYRVGIEFARSKSSEGKSGINFAKAGLWNDALKQFELAAKKTPNDSRAWYNLGLAYEYNNIFDKAIEAFKKSNELKPSYENMIEINNVRRMEADKEKLKEQGVKE